Proteins from a single region of Streptomyces griseiscabiei:
- a CDS encoding NAD(P)/FAD-dependent oxidoreductase → MREILIVGGGYAGFYTAWGLEKSLRPDEARVTVVDPRPYMTYQPFLPEVTAGSVEARHAAVSLRRHLRRTRLVAGSVTEIRHRDRTVTVRPADGDDHELRYDILVVTAGAVTRTFSVPGVAERAIGLKHVEEAVAIRDRLLTAFDQAASLPPGAARRKLLTVTFVGGGFSGVEGFGELLSLATAMLRYYPELGPQDLSFHLVEARDRILPEVGDGPGAWVVRSLERRGARVHLGTQLVSAVDGHVVLSTGEEFDSELIVWTAGNASNPVVHNHTDLPVDERGLLVVRPDLRVGTASEPVADAWAAGDDAAVPDLALPIPGARTVPNAQHAVRQGRRLAKNIVAGLRGRELRDYRHGSLGVVATLGLGRGIFQYRNLVVKGFPAWLMHRGYHVLAVPTWERKIRVLTVWLTAALFGRDLVSLASVQHPRDAFVTSAGPRTAPVSGARHGRE, encoded by the coding sequence ATGCGCGAGATCCTGATCGTCGGCGGTGGCTACGCGGGCTTCTACACCGCGTGGGGCCTGGAGAAGTCGCTGCGGCCGGACGAGGCCAGGGTGACGGTCGTCGACCCGCGCCCGTACATGACGTACCAGCCCTTCCTGCCGGAGGTCACGGCCGGTTCGGTCGAGGCCCGCCACGCCGCCGTGTCGCTGCGCCGTCATCTGCGAAGGACCCGGCTGGTCGCGGGAAGCGTGACGGAGATCCGGCACCGGGACCGGACGGTCACGGTCCGCCCGGCGGACGGAGACGACCACGAACTGCGCTACGACATCCTCGTCGTCACCGCCGGCGCCGTGACCCGCACCTTCTCCGTCCCCGGGGTCGCGGAGCGGGCCATCGGTCTGAAGCACGTGGAGGAGGCCGTCGCCATCCGCGACCGGCTGCTGACCGCGTTCGACCAGGCGGCGTCCCTGCCGCCCGGCGCCGCCCGGCGGAAGCTGCTCACCGTCACCTTCGTCGGCGGCGGGTTCTCCGGGGTCGAGGGCTTCGGTGAACTGCTGTCGCTGGCGACCGCGATGCTCAGGTACTACCCCGAACTCGGCCCGCAGGACCTGTCGTTCCATCTGGTCGAGGCCCGGGACCGCATCCTGCCCGAGGTGGGCGACGGACCGGGGGCGTGGGTGGTCCGCTCCCTGGAACGCCGGGGCGCGCGGGTGCACCTCGGCACCCAGCTCGTCTCCGCCGTGGACGGACACGTCGTGCTCTCCACCGGAGAGGAGTTCGACTCCGAACTGATCGTCTGGACCGCCGGCAACGCCTCCAACCCGGTCGTGCACAACCACACGGACCTCCCGGTGGACGAGCGGGGCCTGCTGGTGGTCCGGCCCGACCTCCGTGTGGGCACCGCGAGCGAGCCGGTGGCCGACGCCTGGGCGGCCGGGGACGACGCGGCCGTCCCCGACCTGGCGCTGCCGATCCCCGGGGCACGGACGGTGCCGAACGCCCAGCACGCCGTACGCCAGGGCAGGCGCCTCGCCAAGAACATCGTCGCCGGGCTGCGCGGGCGCGAGCTCCGCGACTACCGCCACGGCAGCCTGGGGGTGGTCGCGACACTCGGGCTGGGGCGCGGCATCTTCCAGTACCGGAACCTGGTCGTCAAGGGCTTCCCGGCCTGGCTGATGCACCGCGGCTACCACGTCCTGGCCGTGCCCACCTGGGAGCGCAAGATCCGGGTGCTCACCGTCTGGCTCACCGCGGCCCTGTTCGGCCGGGACCTCGTCTCCCTCGCCTCCGTCCAGCACCCGCGGGACGCCTTCGTCACGAGCGCCGGTCCGCGCACCGCCCCCGTCTCAGGAGCCCGCCATGGACGCGAGTGA
- a CDS encoding WhiB family transcriptional regulator gives MAAEHGDQALHWRERAACLRVDPDLFFPIGVSGPTLVQVDEAKAVCGHCPVARRCLDWALRAGGVEGVWGGTTESERRALTRRVPLGTVHERRRGHG, from the coding sequence ATGGCTGCAGAACACGGAGACCAAGCCCTGCACTGGCGCGAACGGGCGGCCTGCCTGCGCGTCGATCCCGATCTCTTCTTCCCCATCGGCGTGAGCGGTCCGACGCTCGTCCAGGTCGACGAGGCCAAGGCGGTCTGCGGCCACTGCCCCGTCGCGCGGCGCTGCCTCGACTGGGCCCTGCGGGCGGGCGGGGTGGAAGGCGTCTGGGGCGGCACGACGGAGAGCGAACGCCGCGCGCTGACACGCCGCGTGCCTCTCGGAACGGTTCACGAACGGCGGCGGGGACATGGATGA
- a CDS encoding sigma-70 family RNA polymerase sigma factor: MTFSEDRGPTVPGPSPTTADLDDALSVFVRHRRRLFGIAYRVLGSVVEAEDVVQEVWLRWQRTDRSVVISPVAFLSSTTTRLAINVAQSARVRRETYIGPWLPEPVDTGSDPELGAQRAEALEMAVLLVLERLNPTERAAYVLREAFDYAYPEIAEILRLSLVNVRKIVSRARRHLSQGRRASVDTAEHRRLLSVFVAAARTGDVASLEALLTPDTVSLSDGNGMRGCARIAVRGRARVARMVTYTRLWRDAEPRFVDANGGTGVLISRAGAPVAFLTLAASAEGVHQLMWVFSPDKIAAFLGSGTRSSGPHHVSDGCL; the protein is encoded by the coding sequence GTGACTTTCAGCGAGGACCGGGGGCCGACGGTTCCCGGGCCGTCCCCCACGACGGCAGATCTCGACGACGCGTTGTCCGTCTTCGTCCGGCACCGCAGGCGTCTGTTCGGCATCGCCTACCGCGTCCTCGGCAGTGTGGTCGAGGCCGAGGACGTGGTCCAGGAGGTGTGGCTGCGCTGGCAGCGGACCGACCGCTCCGTGGTGATCAGCCCCGTCGCCTTCCTCTCCAGCACGACGACCCGGCTGGCCATCAATGTCGCGCAGTCCGCGCGGGTGCGCCGGGAGACCTACATCGGGCCGTGGCTGCCCGAGCCCGTCGACACCGGCTCCGACCCGGAGTTGGGCGCCCAGCGCGCGGAGGCCCTCGAGATGGCCGTGCTGCTGGTGCTGGAGAGACTCAACCCCACGGAACGCGCCGCCTATGTACTGCGTGAGGCGTTCGACTACGCCTATCCGGAGATCGCCGAGATCCTGCGCCTCAGCCTGGTCAACGTACGGAAGATCGTCAGCCGTGCGCGCAGACATCTGTCGCAGGGGCGGCGCGCGAGCGTGGACACGGCCGAACACCGCCGTCTGCTCAGTGTGTTTGTCGCGGCGGCGCGGACCGGGGACGTGGCGTCGCTGGAGGCCCTGCTCACCCCAGACACCGTCAGCCTGTCCGACGGCAACGGTATGCGGGGGTGCGCCCGCATCGCCGTACGGGGCCGGGCGCGGGTGGCCAGGATGGTGACCTACACCAGACTCTGGCGGGACGCGGAGCCACGGTTCGTCGACGCCAACGGCGGTACGGGCGTGCTGATCAGCCGGGCCGGGGCACCCGTCGCGTTCCTGACGCTCGCCGCGTCGGCCGAGGGCGTCCACCAGCTGATGTGGGTGTTCAGCCCGGACAAGATCGCCGCGTTCCTCGGTTCCGGTACCCGCTCCTCGGGCCCCCACCATGTGTCCGACGGCTGCCTATGA
- a CDS encoding ABC transporter permease: MPLSNTFLAWIRDLGLGIRFAAAGGRGGWARTALTATGVALGVALLLLAASTPNVLSARAERGNARQPSNVASGTSVPRSDSSFVWDSGDTDFRSDRVGGLLLRAEGSRAPAPPGVAGIPAPGEMVVSPALRELLDSSEGALLKERLDYRVVGTIAPSGLLDAKELRYYAGTDRISVAGGSVRAERFGYVPRHDSLDALLYVLVVTVCVVLLVPVGIFIATAVRFGGDRRDRRLAALRLIGADRRTVARIAAGEALFGSVLGVVLGAGFFLVARQAAAYVRLWDVGAHPGDIVPRPALAVLVAVAVPLASVVVTLSAMRSVSVEPLGVVRSARPRRRRLGWRLVPPVLGLAILLLSERVTSKSQEIGTIPVAAGVTLVLVGLAGLLPWLVEAAVAGLRGGPVPWQLAVRRLQLSSGAASRAVSGIMVATAGAIVLQLMFGAMQQSFMNPSGGGSGGAGTGAARTPDVTLVSANGVAATTARLEEGLRRTPGVTAAFAYTEAYATAAARAVTSLTVGDCAQLRKMARLPSCRDGDTFVAHNPGDTVGSRRVDEAARPGRAVTLDDHGSGAARTVRWTLPQDSPVVPTVPDPLGERHDGILATPGALPDGPLPGAFTWAGVFTDPRVTDGADEIRNTAAEVDPTLTVRERQNRQRDKDYESVQTGPLVGGTLMLVLVAASMLVSQIEQLRERRNLLSVLVAFGTRRSTLAWSVLWQTAVPVVLSTLLASAGGLALGQVMLGMLGKETGDRWVFLPYAGVGGVLVLLVTLLSLPALWRMMRPEGLRTE, encoded by the coding sequence ATGCCACTCAGTAACACCTTTCTCGCGTGGATCCGTGACCTCGGTCTGGGCATACGTTTCGCCGCGGCCGGGGGCCGCGGCGGCTGGGCCAGGACTGCCCTCACCGCCACCGGGGTGGCGCTCGGCGTCGCACTGCTGCTGCTCGCCGCGTCCACACCGAACGTTCTGTCCGCCCGCGCCGAACGCGGCAACGCCCGTCAGCCGTCCAACGTCGCGTCGGGGACCTCGGTGCCGCGCTCGGACTCCTCCTTCGTGTGGGACTCGGGTGACACCGACTTCCGGTCCGACCGGGTCGGCGGCCTGCTGCTGCGGGCCGAAGGCTCCCGCGCCCCGGCCCCGCCCGGCGTCGCGGGCATCCCGGCACCGGGCGAGATGGTCGTCTCCCCGGCACTGCGGGAGCTGCTGGACTCGTCGGAGGGCGCGCTGCTCAAGGAGCGTCTGGACTACCGCGTCGTGGGCACCATCGCCCCCTCCGGTCTCCTCGACGCGAAGGAGCTGCGCTACTACGCGGGCACCGATCGCATCAGTGTCGCCGGCGGGTCCGTACGCGCCGAGCGCTTCGGGTACGTCCCCCGCCACGATTCCCTCGACGCCCTGCTGTACGTACTGGTGGTGACGGTGTGTGTGGTGCTGCTGGTGCCCGTCGGCATCTTCATCGCCACGGCGGTGCGCTTCGGGGGCGACCGCAGGGACCGGCGGCTGGCCGCGCTGCGGCTGATCGGCGCGGACCGGCGGACGGTGGCCAGGATCGCCGCCGGTGAGGCCCTCTTCGGCTCGGTCCTCGGGGTCGTCCTCGGCGCCGGGTTCTTCCTGGTGGCGCGTCAGGCGGCGGCGTATGTGCGGCTGTGGGACGTCGGTGCCCACCCCGGCGACATCGTCCCGCGCCCCGCTCTGGCCGTGCTCGTGGCCGTCGCCGTGCCGCTGGCCTCGGTGGTGGTGACGCTCTCCGCGATGCGCTCGGTGTCCGTGGAGCCGCTCGGGGTGGTCCGCAGCGCCCGCCCGCGCCGCAGGCGCCTGGGGTGGCGGCTGGTGCCGCCGGTGCTGGGCCTGGCGATCCTGCTGCTCTCCGAGCGAGTCACCTCGAAGTCCCAGGAGATCGGTACGATCCCCGTCGCCGCCGGGGTGACCCTGGTCCTGGTGGGCCTGGCGGGGCTGCTGCCCTGGCTGGTCGAGGCGGCCGTGGCCGGGCTGCGGGGCGGTCCCGTGCCGTGGCAACTGGCCGTGCGCCGACTGCAGTTGTCGAGCGGGGCGGCCTCCCGTGCGGTCAGCGGCATCATGGTGGCCACGGCGGGCGCGATCGTGCTGCAGCTGATGTTCGGCGCGATGCAGCAGAGCTTCATGAACCCCTCCGGCGGCGGATCCGGCGGCGCGGGCACCGGTGCCGCCCGGACGCCGGACGTGACCCTCGTGTCGGCGAACGGGGTCGCCGCCACCACCGCGCGGCTGGAGGAGGGGCTGCGCCGTACGCCCGGTGTGACGGCGGCGTTCGCGTACACCGAGGCGTACGCGACGGCCGCCGCGCGGGCGGTGACGTCGCTGACCGTCGGCGACTGCGCCCAGCTGCGGAAGATGGCCCGCCTGCCCTCGTGCCGCGACGGTGACACCTTCGTCGCGCACAACCCCGGTGACACCGTGGGCAGTCGACGGGTCGACGAGGCGGCCAGGCCCGGCCGGGCGGTCACCCTCGACGACCACGGCTCCGGAGCGGCGCGCACCGTCCGCTGGACGCTGCCGCAGGACAGTCCCGTCGTCCCCACCGTGCCCGACCCACTGGGTGAGCGGCACGACGGGATTCTCGCCACCCCGGGCGCGCTGCCGGACGGTCCCCTGCCGGGGGCCTTCACCTGGGCCGGTGTGTTCACGGATCCCCGTGTCACCGACGGGGCGGACGAGATCCGCAACACGGCCGCCGAGGTCGACCCGACGCTGACGGTGCGGGAGCGGCAGAACCGGCAGCGCGACAAGGACTACGAGTCCGTCCAGACCGGTCCGCTGGTCGGCGGCACGCTGATGCTGGTCCTCGTCGCGGCGAGCATGCTGGTCTCGCAGATCGAGCAACTCCGGGAACGCAGAAACCTGTTGTCGGTCCTGGTGGCGTTCGGCACCCGGCGCTCCACGCTGGCCTGGTCGGTGCTCTGGCAGACGGCCGTCCCCGTCGTCCTCAGCACGCTGCTCGCCTCCGCCGGCGGCCTGGCGCTGGGCCAGGTGATGCTCGGCATGCTGGGGAAGGAGACCGGGGACCGGTGGGTCTTCCTGCCCTACGCGGGGGTCGGCGGCGTACTGGTCCTGCTCGTCACCCTGCTGAGCCTGCCGGCGCTGTGGCGGATGATGCGCCCGGAGGGCCTGCGCACCGAGTGA